The genomic DNA CGTGGTGGGTCAGCAGCCCCGTGAACTCCTGGCTCGTGAATTGGCACCCTTGATCGGTGTTGAAGATCTCGGGGCAGCCATACTGCGTAATCGCCTCCTGTACGGCCTCGAGACAGAAGTCCGTCGTCAACGTATTGGACAGCCGCCACGCCAAGACCCGACGACTCGCCCAGTCCAGCACCGCAAAGAGATACAGGAAGCCACGACGCATGGGAATATAGGTGATATCCGCCGCCCAGGCCTGATTCGGACGCGAGATGGTGAGATCCCGCAAGAGATAGGGGTAAATCTGATGGGCTGGATGCCGCCGGCTGAGCGACGGTTTGCGATACAGGGCCTCAATGCCCATGCGGCGCATCAGAGTGGCCACCTGGCGTCGGCCAATGGCGCGGCCCTCGCGTCGCAAGAGATCGCGCAGCATGCGCGCACCGGCAAAGGGATACTGGAGATGCAGCTCGTCAATCCGACGCATCAGCGCCAGCGTCGTCTCTGAAACCGGCATCGGCTGGTAGTACGCGGTCGAGCGGGCCAGCTTCAGCAGCTGGCATTGCCGCACAACCGGGAGGGGATGGGTTCGATCGATCATGGCTTTGCGCTCCGCAAGCCCGCCTTGGTGAGCGCCCCGGCTAAAAAATCATTCTCCAGGGCCAGCTGGCCGATCTTGGCGTGCAGGGTCTTGAGATCGGGCGTCTCTGCTGGCGGGTTCGCTCCGCCAAACACGTCCGCCGCCCGCGCCAGCAATTGCTGCTTCCATTCGGTGATCTGGGTGGGGTGAACCTGAAACTGCTCCGCTAAGTCGGCCAGGGTTTTGTCGCCTTTGACCGCCGCCAAGGCCACCTGCGCCTTAAACGTGGCCCCGTGATTCCGTCTCGTTCTCTTCATCGCCTCGCTCCTTTGTGTCGCCACCTCGCGGGGGCCTCGGTGAAGCCAGGCTACCACTTAGCACACTGTCCGAATTTCCGGAGCCCCTTCTCATCCGAAGCCGCGACGCTCACGTTCGATCACCACAACGGTTCACACGCCGATTCGCCGACGCTCTCCATCGCCATCAGCTGTGTCGGCCGGCGCCTGGTGCTTGGTGAGCGGACCGAAGAGGAAATCGAAGCCACACTGGAGATTCTGCCGAAAGGCAGCCGGCAAATCGGCTTCTACTCCTATGGCGAAATCTCGCCCTACAAGAGCGGCGCCTGCGACCTGCATAACCAAACCATGACGCTCACGACCATTGCCGAACACTAATATCCATGCATCCACTGCTTAAACGACAACTGAAGCGCATCGGGCTGGACGAGGCCACCGTGCCTACCTCGCTCGACGGCTGGCAACAGCTCCTCGAACGGGTGAGCCAGAGCTATCTGGAATCCGATCAAGGGCGCGAACTTCTGGAGCGCTCCATTGCCCTGTCGTCGCGAGAAATGCAGGAGCTGAATGAGCAACTCCGCCGCACATCGGAAAGCCAGCTCGCCGGGGAACGGGACAAATTGCAGACGGTCCTCCGCTCCATCGGCGACGGGCTCTGCGTGGTCGATGGACACTGGAATATCGTGCTGTTGAATCCCGAGGGCGAACGGCTGTGGGGTCTTACTGAAAAAGAGGTCGTCGGTCGCCAGCTGCACGACATGATTTCCTTGTCCTACGGCACGAAGCTGACGGAACCGATCTTCACCCAGATGCTGCTGGACGATACGACGCAGGGAGGCTCGTTCCGGACCGATGACGGGTTGCTGACCTCGATCACCGGGCATTCGTTTCCTGTGTCCTGTGTCCTGGCACCGATCGTTCAGGAGAACCGCTCGGCCGGGGCCGTGCTCGTGTTTCGCGACATTACGGAACGTAAACAGACCGAGGACATCCGTCGTCACACGGAGAGTTTGCTGCGGCGGCAACAGACCACTCTGCTTGAGCTGACGCGCAACAGCATCATTCAGAGCGGTGTCCTGGAACCGGCGTTGCAGGAAATTACCCGCGCGACGGCGATGACCCTCGGAGTGAGCCGGACCAGCATCTGGCTGCTGAGTGAAGACCACGGCTCAATCCGATGCAAAGATCTCTACGAATCGTCGGAGCACAGCCACTCCTCGGGAATTGAGCTCAAGTCGGCCAACTTTCCTGAATACTTCCGTGAATTGCTTTCCGAGCGCGTGATCGATGCCGCAGACGCCAGAAGCGACCCTCGCACACGTGAGTTCACCGCCTGCTATCTCGAGCCCCTCGGGATCGGCGCCATGCTGGATATTCCGATTCGCTTCAACGGAAAACTCGTGGGGGTGCTCTGCAATGAGCATATCGGCCCGCCTCGCCCCTGGATGCTGGAGGAACAGCAGTTCGGCCATGCGATCGCCTCCCTCGTCGCCCTGGCCCTCGAAGCCGTCGAACGGCTTCACGCAGAAGGAGCATTGCGCAAGAGCGAAGGCCGGACCAGACTGATCATCGACACTGCACTGAGCGCGGTGATCGGGATGGACGAGCGAGGCCTTATCATCGGCTGGAATACGCAGGCCGAGCAGATCTTCGGCTGGACCCGCCAGGAGGCCCTCGGCCGTGCGATGACAGACACCATCATTCCGCATGCGCACCGCGAGGCCCACCAACGCGGGCTTGAGCGGTTCCTCAAGACCGGTGACGGCCCGATCTTGAACAAACGAATCGAGATTACGGCGCTGCGACGCGACGGCACAGAGTTCCCGGTCGAGCTGGCCATTACCCCCCTCCGTATCGAAAATGCCTATACCTTCACCGCCTTCGTGGTGGATATTTCAGAACGAAAAGAGGCGGAAGAGGCCTTGCGCACGAGCGAAGCACGGTTGACGATGACCGTGCAGGGCTCGCACATCGGGATCTGGGACTGGAACCTCACCACAGGCGTGATCTATTTCTCTCCGCAATGGAAGAACCAGCTCGGCTACGACGACATCACGCTCCCCAATAACTTCGACGAGTGGCGGACGCGGATCCATCCTGACGACCAACCATTCGTGCAGGAAACCATCCAGACCTGTCTGGATGGCCAACGATCCCAGTTCGAACTTGAACATCGTCTTCGACATCGAGACGGCTCTTATCGATGGATCCTGTCCCGCGGCAGTCTGATTCGAGATGTTTATGGCGTAACCGCGCGCATGGTCGGCATCCACATCGATACCACCGACCGTAAACAGGCTGAGCAGGAGCTCCGTGCCGCGAAGGAAGCCGCAGAGGCCGCCAGCAAAGCGAAGAGCGAGTTTCTGGCCAATATGAGTCACGAAATCCGCACTCCCATGAACGGAGTATTGGGCACAACCGAACTGCTGCTCAACAGTGCGCTGACGGACAAACAGCGACATCTCGCGTCGACCGTGCATCGTTCCGGAAGAACGCTGCTGGCCATCATCAACGACATTCTGGACTTTTCAAAAATCGAAGCCGGGAAACTCGATTTGGAATGCGTCGACTTCGACCTGCAACCGGTGCTCGAAGAATCGCTCGAGCTGTTCGGCGAAGCGGCCCGTCGGAAACAGCTTCGCCTTTCTCAACACATCGACGACGCGGTCCCGCGCTACCTCAAGGGCGACCCGGTCCGGTTCCGCCAGATCCTCATGAATCTGCTGAGCAACGCGATGAAATTTACCGAAACAGGGGGCGTCTCGTTGAGCGCCGAGTATGTGGAAGGAACCACCACCCAGGCCCTGCTGCGCTTCGCCGTGACCGACACCGGCATCGGCATTCCGCCGGCGGCCAAGTCACGCATCTTCGACGCATTCTCTCAGGCGGACGGGTCGACCACCAGACGATACGGCGGGACCGGTCTCGGCCTTTCCATTGCCAAGCAGTTGGTCGGACTCATGGGTGGGACCATCACCGTGGAAAGCACACCGGGAAGCGGCTCCACCTTCGCGTTTACGACGCGGTTGGATCTGCAACCCCTGGGGTCGGGCCTCTCCACGAAGCTCGCGCCGTATATGCAATGGGCAGAGCCCCTTGTCTCGTCCGGACAGACGAGCGACACCCCATGCCCACACGCATCTGAGGCGGGAGCAGCAGCGCCGAGCCCCAAACAGAGCGGGCGAATTCTGTTGGCCGAAGACAGTCCTGTGAATCGCGAAGTTGCCGTCGGCATGTTGGAGCAACTGGGCTATGAAGTCGAGGTGGCGGAAAACGGCAGGCAGGCCCTCGCGGCCGCCGAGCGCGACCGTTTCGACATCGTGCTCATGGACTGCCAGATGCCTGAAATGGACGGGCTCACGGCCACCGGAGAAATTCGCCGTCGCGAAACAGCCTCCGGTCGGCGTCGGCTCCCCATCATAGCCTTGACGGCGCATGCCATGCAGGGGGACCGTGAACAATGCCTCACCGCCGGCATGGACGATTATCTGACTAAACCATTCACCCAGATGGAGTTGCATGGAATCGTCCGCAAATGGCTGAGTCACCATGAGCCCGCCTCGCAGGCCGTACAGCCGAACGCTGCAGCTCCCGGAACTCAATCCGTGCCACCCCGAGCCACGACTGAGCCGGCAGCGGACACCCTATCTGCATCGCCCGGCATGGACCTCAAGGCCCTGGAGGGCATCCGTGCGTTGCAACGTCCCAACCGGCCGAACGTGCTGGCCTCCGTGCTTCGCAAGTATCTCGACAATTCGCGAGAAAGCGTGGATGCACTACGTGACGCCATCCGCGCCAACGACCCGATGGCCCTGGAAGCAATGGCGCATCGCCTCAAATCAAGCAGCGCGCAACTCGGCGCCATTGCCGTAGCCGCCAGCTGCAAAGAACTCGAGGTCATGGGGAACCGAAAACAGCTCGTCGATGCCGACCGAATCTTTGCCCAGTTGGAATCCGACTATCGTGCCGCTTGTACCGTCTTTCGAAATGAGATCGCCAAGGAGAACCAGACATGAACCCGCTGATACCAGGACGAGCACCCTATGCACTGATTTCGGACGACGATATCATCATCCGTATGTTCGCTCGGGAGGCACTGGAGCAAGCCGGGTGGGTGGTCGAGGAGGCTCAAAACGGAATTGAAGCCTGCGAAATTTTTCAGAAGTGTCCGCCGGACGTGGTGCTGCTGGACGTCATGATGCCCGGGATGGACGGGTTCGCCACCTGCGCGGCATTACGCCGGCTGCCGGGTGGCGAACATACCCCCATTCTCATCATGACCGGACTGGACGACTTTGAGTCGATTACGAAAGCCTACGATGCCGGCGCGACCGATTTTATCGTCAAACCACTGAATGCGATGCTGTTGACCCACAGGATTCGCTATATGGTGCGCGCCGCCCAAGTCCTCCAGGAACTCCTGGAGAGTCAGGCCACCCTCACGCAAGCTCGCGATGCCGCAATTGAAGGCGCCCGACTCAAATCCGAATTTCTCGCCACCATGAGTCACGAAATTCGCACCCCGATGAACGGCGTCCTGGGCATGACAGATTGGTTGCTGGACACACCCCTTACCGCCGAACAGCTTGACTGCGCCCAGACGATCCGCTCATCGGGCGATGCCTTGATGGTCATCATCAACGACATTCTGGATTTCTCCAAAATCGAATCCGGGAAACTGTCCCTTGAACTGCTGGACTTCGACTTGCCCACATTTCTAGACCGTGTCCTGGCACTCTTTGGAGAACGAGCACAACGGAAGGGTTTGTTGCTGACTTCGCGGATCGCCGAGGACGTGCCAAGCGGCCTGTGTGGTGACCCGGCGAGACTGCAACAGATCCTCAGCAATTTGCTCGCGAACGCCATCAAGTTCAGTGAGCACGGATCCGTCTCCGTCCTGGTGGAACTCGATCAGCGACCAGCCGAACAAGGCCTTGAGTTTCCTGCGACCAGGTATGGCGAACTGTCGGCGCAGCAGGAGCGGGTGACGCATATCCGATTTTCCGTCTCGGACAATGGAATCGGAATTGAACCCAGCGCCTTTTCAAAATTATTCCAGCCGTTTGTGCAGGCTGACGGGTCCACCACCAGGAAATATGGCGGAACTGGGTTGGGACTGGCCATCTGCAAACAGCTTGTTGAATTGATGGGTGGGCATATCGGAGCGGAAAGCGAACCAGGGTCCGGTTCCGTCTTTCGATTCACCGTGCCGCTTCAACAACAATTACCGAACAGCCTCTCCACTAGACAGGCGGCCTGAGCACCAAGCCTCAAGGCTCCCATAGCACCTCATTTCCCCTCAGCCTATCAGCGCACCAATCATCACCTCATCACCACGCATGGGTGTATCTATTAAGATACTCGATGCGTGAATTCGATGATACGGTCGCGCGAAGTATGCCCGCCTATAATTGCTATCAGATTGAAATGCTTAGCTAAAGTGCATGGCTTAAACTTTGCTTTACTTCGTCCTGCGCACATAGTATACAAAGCGGTCGAAAAGATCTTCTTGGTAGCCTTCTTCAGCATGCATATGGCAGCTCTTACTTTTCTCGCTTAGTAGGCAAAACCCTACACCCAAGGATCACACCAGTGCATTGCCTGACATTCGACATCGAAGAACACTTTCAAGTTTCCCGTTTCGATTCCCCAATTCGTCGACGGCACTGGGGATCATTTGAAAGTCGAGTCACTCCAAACACCTGCAAGGTGCTGGATCTCCTCGCCCGCTACCAGACCAGGGCAACCTTCTTCGTCTTGGGATGGGTTGCGGAGCGTCATCCCGGGCTCATTAAGCAGATCGCCGAATGCGGCCATGAAATTGCCTCACATGGGTACGGCCATGAGCTGGTCACCGCCCAGACGCCTGAATTGTTTCGTGCAGACGTGAGAAAAGCCAAACAGATCCTGGAAGACCTTACGGGCTCTCCGGTCCAGGGCTATCGCGCGCCGGGCTTCACCATTACACGTGAAACGCTGTGGGCCTTGCCGATTCTGGCGGAGGAGGGTTACACCTACGACTCCAGCATCGTCCCGATCCGGCACGACCATTGCGGCCTGCCCGGGTCCGATCCCTGGCACCATCTGAGACAGACCTCTTCCGGCCCCATTTGGGAAATCCCCCCATCCACGGTGAACCTCGGCGGAGTGCGACTTCCCATTGCCGGTGGCAGCTACTTCCGGCTGCTCCCCTTCCCGGCGCTCTGCGGGCTGTTGCGACGGACTGAACAAAAAGGTCGTCCCCTGGTCATGTATTTCCATCCGTGGGAACTCGATCCTCTACAGCCGCACATGGAAGGACCGCTGCTCTCGCAATTCCTCCACTATCTCAACCTCGACAAGATGGAGTTCCGGATTTCTACATTAATGAATACGTTCCGATTCGGCCCCATCGCCGAACAGATCGATCTGTCGCCGATCATGCCTCTCGATCCGACGATCTTCCCAGCTCTTCCTCCTGCCGAAATCGCGCAAGACGTGGCGTAGTCACGTCGATACTTCCCACGCAGGCATTGCCCGACCCACCGGCAGCAGTGCACCATTGCTCACGCTGCGCCAAAGTAGGGATTGCAGTGTGTATGCGGTTTCAGTACGGTAGGGGTCGCCTGAACGAATCCAGCACAACGCCCTCACGGAGACTGACCATGCATCACGGGAGTAGGAACCGGCGACAGCAGTCGCCCAACACAACGGGCCTGGCATGGGCACTAGCCTGCATTATTTTATTACCCGCAGCGGCCGCCGGACAGAGCCTGGATGACACCGTGCAGTTCATCAGCGACATGGCCAATACTCACGGCTTTGTCAG from Nitrospira sp. ND1 includes the following:
- a CDS encoding ATP-binding protein, with product MNPLIPGRAPYALISDDDIIIRMFAREALEQAGWVVEEAQNGIEACEIFQKCPPDVVLLDVMMPGMDGFATCAALRRLPGGEHTPILIMTGLDDFESITKAYDAGATDFIVKPLNAMLLTHRIRYMVRAAQVLQELLESQATLTQARDAAIEGARLKSEFLATMSHEIRTPMNGVLGMTDWLLDTPLTAEQLDCAQTIRSSGDALMVIINDILDFSKIESGKLSLELLDFDLPTFLDRVLALFGERAQRKGLLLTSRIAEDVPSGLCGDPARLQQILSNLLANAIKFSEHGSVSVLVELDQRPAEQGLEFPATRYGELSAQQERVTHIRFSVSDNGIGIEPSAFSKLFQPFVQADGSTTRKYGGTGLGLAICKQLVELMGGHIGAESEPGSGSVFRFTVPLQQQLPNSLSTRQAA
- a CDS encoding XrtA system polysaccharide deacetylase; its protein translation is MHCLTFDIEEHFQVSRFDSPIRRRHWGSFESRVTPNTCKVLDLLARYQTRATFFVLGWVAERHPGLIKQIAECGHEIASHGYGHELVTAQTPELFRADVRKAKQILEDLTGSPVQGYRAPGFTITRETLWALPILAEEGYTYDSSIVPIRHDHCGLPGSDPWHHLRQTSSGPIWEIPPSTVNLGGVRLPIAGGSYFRLLPFPALCGLLRRTEQKGRPLVMYFHPWELDPLQPHMEGPLLSQFLHYLNLDKMEFRISTLMNTFRFGPIAEQIDLSPIMPLDPTIFPALPPAEIAQDVA
- a CDS encoding PAS domain S-box protein; translated protein: MHPLLKRQLKRIGLDEATVPTSLDGWQQLLERVSQSYLESDQGRELLERSIALSSREMQELNEQLRRTSESQLAGERDKLQTVLRSIGDGLCVVDGHWNIVLLNPEGERLWGLTEKEVVGRQLHDMISLSYGTKLTEPIFTQMLLDDTTQGGSFRTDDGLLTSITGHSFPVSCVLAPIVQENRSAGAVLVFRDITERKQTEDIRRHTESLLRRQQTTLLELTRNSIIQSGVLEPALQEITRATAMTLGVSRTSIWLLSEDHGSIRCKDLYESSEHSHSSGIELKSANFPEYFRELLSERVIDAADARSDPRTREFTACYLEPLGIGAMLDIPIRFNGKLVGVLCNEHIGPPRPWMLEEQQFGHAIASLVALALEAVERLHAEGALRKSEGRTRLIIDTALSAVIGMDERGLIIGWNTQAEQIFGWTRQEALGRAMTDTIIPHAHREAHQRGLERFLKTGDGPILNKRIEITALRRDGTEFPVELAITPLRIENAYTFTAFVVDISERKEAEEALRTSEARLTMTVQGSHIGIWDWNLTTGVIYFSPQWKNQLGYDDITLPNNFDEWRTRIHPDDQPFVQETIQTCLDGQRSQFELEHRLRHRDGSYRWILSRGSLIRDVYGVTARMVGIHIDTTDRKQAEQELRAAKEAAEAASKAKSEFLANMSHEIRTPMNGVLGTTELLLNSALTDKQRHLASTVHRSGRTLLAIINDILDFSKIEAGKLDLECVDFDLQPVLEESLELFGEAARRKQLRLSQHIDDAVPRYLKGDPVRFRQILMNLLSNAMKFTETGGVSLSAEYVEGTTTQALLRFAVTDTGIGIPPAAKSRIFDAFSQADGSTTRRYGGTGLGLSIAKQLVGLMGGTITVESTPGSGSTFAFTTRLDLQPLGSGLSTKLAPYMQWAEPLVSSGQTSDTPCPHASEAGAAAPSPKQSGRILLAEDSPVNREVAVGMLEQLGYEVEVAENGRQALAAAERDRFDIVLMDCQMPEMDGLTATGEIRRRETASGRRRLPIIALTAHAMQGDREQCLTAGMDDYLTKPFTQMELHGIVRKWLSHHEPASQAVQPNAAAPGTQSVPPRATTEPAADTLSASPGMDLKALEGIRALQRPNRPNVLASVLRKYLDNSRESVDALRDAIRANDPMALEAMAHRLKSSSAQLGAIAVAASCKELEVMGNRKQLVDADRIFAQLESDYRAACTVFRNEIAKENQT
- a CDS encoding IS3 family transposase (programmed frameshift), producing the protein MKRTRRNHGATFKAQVALAAVKGDKTLADLAEQFQVHPTQITEWKQQLLARAADVFGGANPPAETPDLKTLHAKIGQLALENDFLAGGAHQGGLAERKAMIDRTHPLPVVRQCQLLKLARSTAYYQPMPVSETTLALMRRIDELHLQYPFAGARMLRDLLRREGRAIGRRQVATLMRRMGIEALYRKPSLSRRHPAHQIYPYLLRDLTISRPNQAWAADITYIPMRRGFLYLFAVLDWASRRVLAWRLSNTLTTDFCLEAVQEAITQYGCPEIFNTDQGCQFTSQEFTGLLTHHGIQISMDGKGCWRDNVFVERLWKSIKYEEVYLHAYDTVEAAHQGVARYLTFYNQTRPHQALDGQTPDQVYYDHLTTRQTAA